A window of Chloracidobacterium sp. N contains these coding sequences:
- the lpxD gene encoding UDP-3-O-(3-hydroxymyristoyl)glucosamine N-acyltransferase yields MTLGELAAALGLSCLGNPQVPILGVGEFETAPPTHLALALGSRRDRLATSRAAAFIVAAETVTEADGARYNLLPAAYPKVAFARAIALLHIPPRQAMGVAPGATLAADVVIGDSPTIGPRVVIGEGSRLGARVTIHPGVVIGRHVTIGDDTTIYPNVTIYDGVRIGARCILHAGVVIGADGYGYARDADGTHVKIPQVGTVVIEDDVEIGANSTIDRATLGETRIGRGVKIDNLVHIAHNCTIGEDSLLAALVGLSGGVKVGRRVTMAGQVGANPQVEIGEGATIAGKTGITKSVPPGETYAGMPITTLREWKRERIYAARLPYRLPDIEARLTAVETRLTALLPALTPQPAESED; encoded by the coding sequence ATGACGCTTGGTGAACTGGCCGCAGCTCTTGGGCTTTCCTGTCTCGGTAATCCACAGGTTCCGATTCTGGGGGTTGGCGAGTTTGAGACCGCCCCACCCACCCATCTGGCGCTGGCGCTGGGTTCCCGCCGCGACCGACTGGCAACCTCCCGGGCCGCGGCGTTCATTGTCGCGGCCGAGACCGTGACGGAAGCCGATGGCGCACGCTATAACCTTCTGCCAGCGGCTTATCCCAAAGTTGCCTTTGCGCGGGCCATTGCCCTGCTGCACATTCCTCCCCGCCAAGCCATGGGCGTTGCCCCCGGCGCCACCCTGGCGGCGGATGTTGTCATCGGCGACAGCCCGACGATTGGGCCGCGGGTTGTCATCGGAGAAGGCTCCCGGCTTGGGGCGCGGGTCACGATTCATCCCGGTGTCGTCATCGGACGCCACGTGACCATCGGCGACGACACGACCATCTATCCCAATGTGACCATTTATGACGGCGTACGGATTGGCGCCCGCTGCATCCTCCACGCCGGGGTTGTCATCGGCGCTGACGGCTACGGTTACGCGCGCGACGCCGACGGCACGCACGTCAAGATTCCCCAGGTTGGCACGGTTGTCATTGAAGACGATGTTGAAATCGGGGCGAACTCAACCATTGACCGCGCCACGCTGGGTGAGACGCGCATCGGGCGCGGCGTCAAGATTGACAACCTGGTGCATATCGCGCACAACTGCACGATTGGAGAGGACAGTTTGTTGGCGGCCCTGGTCGGTCTTTCCGGCGGCGTCAAAGTCGGACGGCGCGTGACCATGGCCGGGCAGGTTGGCGCCAATCCGCAGGTCGAAATCGGAGAGGGCGCAACAATTGCCGGTAAAACCGGCATCACCAAGTCCGTTCCACCCGGAGAAACCTACGCCGGCATGCCCATTACGACCCTCCGCGAGTGGAAGCGCGAGCGGATTTACGCCGCCCGCCTGCCCTACCGCCTGCCGGACATCGAGGCCCGGCTGACGGCCGTCGAAACGCGCCTGACGGCCCTGCTGCCGGCGCTGACGCCCCAACCAGCGGAAAGCGAAGACTGA
- a CDS encoding OmpH family outer membrane protein, with product MKFSLPLWVLATVAAGFTTAAAQALPTGSSQPAAPAKATSIPTGRVVIVNTLVFGDKIDEFRRQAQKLEEKFKPRTTELENMAKRLQELGQKVQDEKLSVEVRRQAQEQGLALEKEYKRKDEDLRADIEREQQTVLNPLREKVFKFMESYAAARGIIMIIDVGALAANNNLGMIPYVDNAADITEDFIREYNRANPVAAPATSAKP from the coding sequence ATGAAGTTTTCTCTTCCGCTCTGGGTGCTTGCCACGGTTGCGGCCGGCTTTACAACCGCGGCGGCGCAGGCACTCCCGACAGGGAGTTCCCAACCGGCGGCTCCCGCCAAGGCGACCTCCATTCCGACGGGCCGTGTCGTCATCGTCAACACCCTGGTGTTCGGTGACAAAATTGACGAGTTTCGGCGGCAAGCCCAAAAGCTGGAAGAAAAGTTCAAACCCCGCACAACGGAACTCGAAAACATGGCCAAGCGCCTTCAGGAACTGGGACAGAAGGTACAGGACGAAAAACTTTCGGTCGAAGTCCGTCGCCAGGCCCAGGAACAGGGACTGGCCCTTGAAAAGGAATACAAGCGCAAGGACGAAGACCTGCGCGCCGACATCGAGCGCGAACAGCAAACCGTCCTCAACCCGCTCCGCGAAAAAGTCTTCAAGTTCATGGAAAGTTACGCGGCAGCGCGGGGCATCATCATGATCATTGACGTCGGCGCGCTGGCGGCCAACAACAACCTGGGCATGATCCCGTACGTGGACAATGCAGCCGACATCACCGAAGACTTCATCCGGGAATACAACCGCGCCAACCCGGTAGCCGCGCCCGCCACCAGCGCGAAACCGTGA
- a CDS encoding RDD family protein, which translates to MTWRVVVQGQTYETNPEELKQWVREGRVLPTDQVFQPGLGWSAAAQIPELQGWFPPGATTLLAPGMEGGMSASPYAAPSYPPPAAAPYAPQADPYTPAYGQVGSYGYSPMLAAMPASPAGLGQRFIGSFVDGVLSVLCALPGIFLYMSAIAAGAREGAEVPAGQAAGGYILIYLGVIGYGLLCAYMTSTSGASPGKKVAGTVVLREDGQYLSFGMAILREVLKNVFSNICFLLNLWLLFDPARQQLYDKVVRANVYAR; encoded by the coding sequence ATGACATGGCGCGTTGTCGTACAGGGACAAACCTACGAGACGAATCCCGAAGAACTCAAGCAGTGGGTTCGTGAAGGCCGGGTGCTTCCTACCGACCAGGTGTTTCAGCCGGGATTGGGGTGGAGTGCCGCCGCCCAAATCCCGGAGTTACAGGGCTGGTTTCCGCCGGGAGCCACGACTTTGCTCGCACCCGGAATGGAAGGCGGGATGTCCGCGTCGCCATACGCGGCCCCGTCCTACCCGCCGCCGGCGGCTGCGCCTTATGCGCCCCAGGCTGACCCTTACACCCCGGCCTACGGGCAGGTTGGCAGCTACGGCTACAGTCCGATGCTGGCCGCGATGCCAGCCAGCCCGGCCGGCCTTGGACAACGCTTTATCGGCAGTTTTGTGGACGGAGTGCTTTCTGTACTGTGCGCATTGCCAGGGATTTTTCTCTACATGAGTGCCATTGCGGCTGGTGCGCGTGAGGGGGCAGAAGTCCCTGCCGGCCAGGCCGCCGGCGGTTACATCCTGATCTACCTTGGGGTCATTGGATATGGTCTGCTCTGCGCCTACATGACGAGCACCAGCGGCGCATCGCCGGGCAAGAAAGTCGCCGGGACGGTCGTCCTGCGCGAAGATGGGCAATATCTCAGTTTTGGGATGGCCATCCTGCGCGAGGTCCTCAAAAACGTCTTCAGCAATATCTGCTTCCTGCTGAACCTGTGGCTGCTCTTCGATCCGGCGCGCCAGCAGCTCTATGACAAGGTCGTGCGGGCCAATGTGTATGCAAGATAG
- a CDS encoding serine/threonine-protein kinase, with protein MISGSTLVGITLDDQYQVLTRIHTGSGATVYKGYDLQNDRPVAIKAISQHEFGKHHDAVLRFRREMALLSRIRHPNIIEIYSQGETSYGIAYFVMQWLDGRTLLDELDDIGQMLLTRIQAIFDPVCEAVAAMHAAGILHRDLKPGNIFLSRQSDGSEHTTLLDFGIAKPLLAWQGADFDISGESVAIGTPEYMSPEQCGEQELTAASDIYSLGAVLYRMLAGRPPFVGPSQYVMARHIAAPPPPLHLYRPHLSEAVVAVVQQALAKAPAERFASVLDLRLALDAAIAATTEDQLYRQPQPPETDAAGTWYRTRQIAALQFDAAHPETACSSRPEDEPTP; from the coding sequence ATGATTTCAGGCAGCACCCTTGTGGGCATTACGTTGGATGACCAATACCAGGTGTTGACGCGCATTCACACGGGAAGCGGCGCGACGGTGTACAAGGGCTATGACCTGCAAAATGACCGTCCGGTGGCCATCAAGGCCATTTCCCAGCATGAGTTCGGAAAGCACCACGACGCCGTGCTGCGTTTTCGCCGGGAGATGGCTCTGCTGTCCCGGATTCGGCACCCCAACATCATCGAAATCTACAGTCAGGGTGAAACCTCCTACGGCATTGCCTACTTCGTCATGCAGTGGCTCGACGGGCGCACGCTGCTGGATGAACTCGATGACATCGGGCAGATGCTGTTGACGCGGATTCAGGCGATTTTCGACCCGGTCTGCGAAGCCGTGGCAGCCATGCACGCAGCCGGTATCCTGCACCGCGATCTGAAACCGGGTAACATCTTCCTCAGCCGCCAGTCCGACGGAAGCGAGCACACGACACTGCTTGACTTCGGCATTGCCAAGCCTCTTCTCGCGTGGCAGGGGGCGGACTTCGACATTTCAGGTGAAAGTGTGGCGATTGGGACGCCGGAGTATATGAGCCCGGAGCAGTGTGGGGAGCAGGAACTCACGGCGGCCAGCGACATTTACAGCCTGGGAGCGGTGCTCTACCGCATGCTGGCCGGGCGGCCGCCCTTCGTCGGCCCGTCGCAGTACGTCATGGCCCGCCACATTGCCGCACCGCCGCCACCGCTTCACCTCTACCGCCCGCATCTGTCCGAAGCGGTTGTGGCTGTGGTGCAACAGGCACTGGCCAAAGCCCCGGCCGAACGCTTTGCCTCTGTCCTGGATTTGCGGCTGGCGCTTGACGCCGCCATTGCCGCCACGACCGAAGACCAGCTCTACCGGCAACCCCAACCGCCGGAAACTGACGCGGCTGGCACATGGTATCGAACCCGGCAGATTGCCGCCCTGCAGTTCGATGCAGCCCACCCGGAAACCGCCTGTTCTTCCCGCCCGGAAGACGAACCAACTCCCTAG
- a CDS encoding LD-carboxypeptidase — MVKPPALKPGDMIGVIAPASNVRMDWLTAGVRELERLGFRVIHRPDIGAKERYTAGTLRRRLDELHTLWTNPEVKAIVAARGGYGTMHLLPHIEAARLRAQPKIFVGYSDLTALHLFLHRACDLVTFHGPMVAKDFSAGPTHYDWDSFQRLVMNAQPAGKLTSPHVETLIGGTATGRLVGGCLSLVAALVGTPWQLATEGAILFLEDTATKPYQIDRLLQQLWLAGQLDRVAGFVFGEMSDCVQHPDQGYQLAEVIHDLIRPVGVPALYGWRSGHSEVGNLTLPFGVRARLEAGALDILEAAVA, encoded by the coding sequence ATGGTCAAGCCCCCAGCCCTGAAGCCCGGCGACATGATTGGCGTCATAGCGCCGGCCAGCAACGTCCGCATGGACTGGCTGACGGCCGGTGTCCGCGAACTGGAGCGCCTTGGCTTCCGCGTCATCCATCGCCCGGACATTGGCGCAAAGGAACGTTACACGGCGGGCACACTGCGCCGGCGGCTGGACGAACTGCACACGCTGTGGACGAACCCGGAAGTCAAAGCCATCGTGGCAGCGCGTGGCGGCTACGGCACGATGCACCTTCTGCCACACATCGAAGCCGCCCGGCTGCGCGCTCAGCCCAAAATCTTTGTTGGCTACAGCGATCTCACCGCCCTGCATCTGTTTCTGCACCGCGCCTGCGATCTGGTGACATTTCACGGCCCGATGGTGGCCAAGGATTTTTCCGCCGGGCCAACGCACTACGACTGGGACAGCTTTCAACGGCTGGTGATGAACGCCCAACCGGCTGGAAAACTCACTTCCCCTCACGTCGAAACCCTCATCGGCGGGACAGCCACCGGCCGGCTGGTGGGGGGCTGCCTTTCCCTCGTGGCGGCGCTGGTCGGTACGCCGTGGCAACTCGCCACCGAGGGGGCTATCCTGTTTCTGGAAGACACGGCCACCAAGCCCTACCAGATTGACCGCCTGCTCCAGCAGTTGTGGCTGGCCGGACAACTTGACCGGGTGGCCGGGTTTGTCTTTGGTGAAATGAGTGACTGCGTGCAGCATCCCGACCAGGGGTATCAACTGGCGGAAGTCATCCATGACCTCATCCGCCCGGTGGGCGTCCCGGCGCTCTATGGCTGGCGCAGTGGGCATAGTGAAGTGGGCAACCTGACGCTGCCCTTTGGCGTCCGCGCCCGGCTCGAAGCCGGCGCCCTGGACATTCTGGAAGCGGCTGTCGCCTGA
- a CDS encoding pyroglutamyl-peptidase I: protein MHILVTGFEPFAHFSGNPSRTVALTVPPPAGVNLSRLVLPVVANESVARLMQAVEETRPAAVLALGLAAGRRAIALERLAVNLDDFTVADNAGNMRRDTPVVPDGPPTLWTALPVRAMEAALRADELPVEISYSAGTYLCNHLFYAGLYALRQRRLPCRFGFVHLPPTPDLEAGGLPLTQQLRAVTRLLEVLRDTTGSDVWSSPQP from the coding sequence ATGCACATTCTGGTCACAGGCTTCGAGCCGTTTGCCCATTTTTCCGGCAATCCGTCCCGGACGGTGGCTCTGACTGTACCGCCTCCCGCCGGTGTGAACCTGTCGCGTCTGGTGCTGCCGGTGGTTGCCAACGAAAGCGTGGCGCGGCTGATGCAGGCTGTGGAGGAAACCCGTCCGGCGGCCGTACTGGCACTGGGGCTGGCCGCCGGACGCCGCGCCATTGCCCTTGAACGGCTGGCCGTCAACCTCGATGATTTCACCGTGGCTGACAACGCCGGAAACATGCGGCGGGATACGCCGGTCGTGCCCGACGGGCCGCCGACGCTGTGGACGGCGCTCCCTGTTCGTGCGATGGAAGCCGCGCTCCGCGCGGATGAACTTCCGGTTGAAATTTCGTATTCCGCCGGAACCTATCTCTGCAACCACCTGTTTTACGCCGGGCTGTACGCTCTGCGCCAACGGCGTCTTCCGTGCCGGTTTGGCTTTGTCCACCTCCCGCCGACGCCCGATCTGGAAGCCGGCGGGCTGCCGCTCACCCAACAACTGCGCGCCGTGACGCGGCTGCTTGAAGTCCTGCGCGACACCACCGGGAGCGATGTATGGTCAAGCCCCCAGCCCTGA
- a CDS encoding NADP-dependent malic enzyme: protein MNRRQAALDYHAQGRRGKIEVIPTKPCLTQRDLSLAYSPGVAEPCLEIARDPAAAYTYTAKGNLVAVVSNGTAVLGLGNIGPLAGKPVMEGKGVLFKRFADIDVFDLELATEDPEELIQTLKILEPTFGGINLEDIKAPECFYIEQRLREILDIPVFHDDQHGTAIISSAAILNALELVGKSLDSVRIVFSGAGASAMGCARMYKKLGVRPENILMCDTKGVIHRGRTEGMNEHKAEFAVETEARTLADALRGADVFIGLSAKGMVTPEMLKTMAERPIVLAMANPDPEISYEEAKAARPDCIMGTGRSDYPNQVNNVLGFPFIFRGALDVRARTITDGMMLAAARALAALAKQDVPETVAKAYGLSHLVFGPDYIIPKPFDYRVLIWVASAVAEAAMRDGVARIHLDLDEYRETLASRLGKSRETLRIMFTKARRAPRRVVFPEGDDDRIIRAAAALAEDRMAQPILLGDPAVIRARAETLRLALDTVEVVTPKGSERFEDYAQALHRLRQRKGLTLIGARQMLKRSNYFGAMMVRMGDADALVTGVTSAYSEGLKPLLRVLGTGTGVRRVMGLHLVLAKNRAYFLADTTVNIEPTAEDLADIAIHAARTAEQFGIEARVAMLSFSTFGSVRHPFTEKVRRAVELARQKQPTLVIDGEVMADVALSPEQLARDYPFSALGEKRTTVLVFPDLQSANIAYKLLSTLGGAEAVGPILMGLAYPAHVLPNNAEVKDIVNLAAIAVVDAQERQRQPAVQAAGRMW, encoded by the coding sequence ATGAATCGGCGCCAAGCAGCACTCGATTACCATGCCCAGGGACGGCGCGGCAAAATCGAGGTCATCCCAACCAAACCCTGTCTGACGCAGCGCGATCTGTCGCTGGCCTATTCGCCCGGTGTGGCGGAACCGTGCCTTGAAATCGCCCGTGACCCGGCCGCAGCGTACACCTACACGGCCAAAGGCAATCTGGTCGCCGTTGTTTCCAACGGCACGGCCGTACTTGGCCTGGGCAACATCGGCCCCCTGGCCGGCAAGCCGGTCATGGAAGGCAAAGGTGTGCTGTTCAAACGCTTTGCCGACATAGACGTATTCGACCTGGAACTGGCGACGGAAGACCCCGAAGAACTCATCCAGACGCTCAAAATCCTTGAACCCACCTTCGGCGGCATCAACCTCGAAGACATCAAAGCCCCGGAGTGCTTCTACATCGAGCAACGGCTGCGTGAAATCCTCGATATTCCGGTCTTTCACGATGACCAGCACGGCACGGCCATCATTTCCAGCGCCGCCATCCTCAACGCGCTGGAACTCGTCGGCAAGTCCCTCGACAGCGTCAGAATCGTCTTCTCCGGCGCGGGCGCCAGCGCCATGGGGTGCGCACGGATGTACAAAAAACTCGGCGTCCGCCCGGAAAACATCCTCATGTGCGACACCAAAGGCGTCATCCACCGTGGGCGCACGGAAGGCATGAACGAGCACAAAGCCGAGTTTGCCGTGGAAACCGAAGCCCGGACGCTGGCCGACGCCCTGCGCGGGGCCGACGTGTTCATCGGGCTGTCGGCCAAGGGCATGGTGACACCGGAAATGCTCAAGACCATGGCGGAACGTCCAATTGTGCTGGCGATGGCCAACCCGGACCCCGAAATCAGCTACGAGGAAGCCAAGGCGGCCCGCCCCGACTGCATCATGGGCACCGGGCGCAGCGACTATCCCAATCAGGTCAACAACGTGCTTGGTTTTCCCTTCATTTTCCGGGGCGCGCTCGACGTGCGGGCGCGGACCATTACCGACGGCATGATGCTGGCTGCGGCCCGCGCCCTGGCGGCGCTGGCCAAGCAGGATGTCCCGGAAACGGTGGCCAAAGCCTACGGGCTTTCTCACCTTGTCTTCGGCCCCGACTACATCATTCCCAAACCGTTTGACTACCGGGTGCTCATCTGGGTCGCGTCGGCGGTGGCTGAAGCGGCCATGCGGGATGGTGTGGCGCGGATTCACCTCGATCTGGATGAGTACCGCGAAACGCTGGCCAGCCGGCTCGGCAAGTCGCGGGAAACCCTGCGCATCATGTTTACCAAGGCCCGGCGCGCACCACGGCGGGTGGTCTTTCCCGAAGGCGATGATGACCGCATCATCCGCGCGGCGGCGGCGCTGGCTGAAGACCGGATGGCCCAGCCTATCCTGCTCGGTGATCCGGCGGTCATCCGCGCCCGCGCCGAAACCCTCCGGCTGGCTCTGGATACCGTGGAGGTTGTCACGCCGAAGGGTTCGGAGCGTTTCGAGGACTACGCCCAGGCCCTGCACCGGCTGCGTCAACGCAAGGGTCTGACGCTCATTGGCGCGCGTCAAATGCTCAAGCGGTCAAACTACTTCGGGGCCATGATGGTGCGGATGGGTGATGCCGATGCCCTGGTGACCGGCGTGACGAGCGCCTACTCGGAAGGGCTCAAACCGTTGCTCCGCGTACTCGGAACCGGAACCGGCGTCCGGCGCGTCATGGGGCTCCATCTGGTGCTGGCCAAAAACCGGGCGTACTTTCTGGCCGATACGACGGTCAACATCGAACCGACGGCCGAAGACCTGGCCGACATTGCCATTCATGCCGCGCGCACGGCCGAGCAGTTCGGCATCGAAGCGCGGGTGGCCATGCTGTCGTTTTCGACCTTTGGCAGTGTGCGTCATCCATTCACCGAAAAGGTACGGCGGGCGGTTGAACTGGCGCGGCAGAAACAACCGACGCTGGTCATTGATGGAGAAGTCATGGCCGATGTCGCCCTCTCGCCGGAACAACTGGCGCGGGACTATCCCTTTTCGGCGCTGGGTGAAAAACGCACGACGGTGCTGGTCTTCCCTGACCTGCAATCGGCCAACATTGCCTACAAGCTGCTGTCCACGCTGGGCGGCGCTGAGGCCGTGGGACCGATCCTGATGGGACTGGCCTATCCGGCGCATGTCCTGCCCAACAATGCCGAGGTCAAGGACATTGTCAACCTCGCAGCCATTGCCGTCGTGGATGCCCAGGAGCGGCAACGCCAACCGGCGGTCCAGGCCGCCGGCAGAATGTGGTAG
- a CDS encoding ABC transporter ATP-binding protein yields MDHHLLQVEHLVKHFPVAGGLVKAVDGVSFSLLPGETFGLVGESGCGKTTIGRTILRLVEPSGGSIVFDGRDLRRLSPAELRRVRRDMQIVFQDPYASLNPRMRIGEAIAEPLVIHGIGNAQSRREQVGELLRVVGLDPDYASRYPHEFSGGQRQRISIARALALRPKFIVADEPVSALDVSVQAQIINLLADLREQFGLTYLFISHGLAVVEHFCTRVGTMYLGKLVEVAPTRRLFTQPRHPYTQALLESIPIPDPSRRKVRAPLAGDVPSPLAPPPGCRFHPRCPVAVDECRHREPPLRDVGEGHQVACWLAT; encoded by the coding sequence ATGGATCACCACCTGCTCCAGGTGGAGCACCTCGTCAAGCACTTTCCGGTCGCCGGTGGCCTTGTCAAAGCCGTGGACGGGGTGAGCTTCAGTCTCCTGCCCGGTGAAACGTTTGGTCTGGTCGGCGAGTCCGGCTGCGGCAAAACCACCATCGGCCGCACCATCCTGCGGCTCGTCGAGCCGTCCGGTGGAAGCATTGTGTTTGACGGCCGCGACCTCCGGCGGCTTTCCCCGGCCGAGCTGCGTCGGGTACGGCGTGACATGCAAATCGTCTTTCAGGACCCCTACGCCTCGCTCAATCCCCGGATGCGGATTGGCGAAGCCATTGCCGAACCGCTCGTCATTCACGGCATCGGCAATGCCCAGTCCCGCCGGGAGCAGGTAGGCGAGCTGCTGCGCGTCGTCGGACTCGATCCCGACTACGCCAGCCGGTATCCACATGAGTTTTCCGGCGGCCAGCGCCAACGTATCAGCATTGCGCGGGCGCTGGCGCTCCGGCCCAAGTTCATCGTGGCTGACGAACCGGTTTCCGCCCTGGATGTCTCCGTTCAGGCCCAGATCATCAACCTGCTGGCCGACCTGCGGGAACAGTTTGGGCTGACCTACCTGTTCATTTCCCACGGGCTGGCCGTTGTGGAGCATTTCTGCACGCGGGTGGGCACGATGTACCTTGGAAAACTGGTCGAAGTGGCCCCGACGCGCCGCCTGTTTACCCAACCGCGTCATCCCTACACCCAGGCACTGCTGGAAAGCATCCCCATTCCTGACCCGTCCCGGCGCAAAGTCCGCGCACCACTGGCCGGAGATGTACCCAGTCCGCTCGCGCCCCCGCCCGGCTGCCGCTTTCATCCGCGTTGCCCCGTTGCCGTGGATGAGTGCCGCCACCGGGAGCCACCCCTGCGCGATGTTGGCGAAGGACACCAGGTGGCCTGCTGGCTGGCGACGTGA
- a CDS encoding putative molybdenum carrier protein has protein sequence MTSMVIVSGGQTGVDRAALDAARQVGLECAGWCPHGRWAEDGPLAPDYPLLETPDTNPAQRTEWNVRDSDATLILLEDELLGGTRLTLDCTVRWRKPCALVMLQLSEAADIILAWIAQWQPVRLNIAGPRESECPGIYARSHRLLTHVLTLVKVPRT, from the coding sequence ATGACGTCAATGGTGATTGTTTCGGGTGGGCAAACCGGAGTGGATCGGGCCGCACTGGATGCAGCCCGCCAGGTCGGACTCGAATGTGCCGGGTGGTGCCCCCACGGGCGCTGGGCCGAAGACGGACCGCTTGCGCCGGACTATCCACTGCTTGAAACCCCGGATACGAACCCGGCCCAGCGAACGGAATGGAACGTACGCGACAGCGATGCCACCCTGATCCTGCTCGAAGATGAGTTGTTGGGCGGCACACGGTTGACCCTTGACTGTACGGTGCGCTGGCGCAAGCCCTGCGCCCTGGTGATGCTTCAACTGTCCGAAGCCGCAGACATCATTCTTGCCTGGATTGCGCAATGGCAACCCGTTCGGCTCAACATCGCCGGCCCGCGCGAAAGTGAATGTCCGGGCATCTATGCCCGCAGCCACCGGCTCTTGACGCATGTCCTGACTTTGGTGAAAGTCCCGCGGACATAA